The Staphylothermus marinus F1 genome has a segment encoding these proteins:
- the glp gene encoding gephyrin-like molybdotransferase Glp yields MVKFLGSLISVDEAVEKATKAFKDLIELRVVEKTVWDALYYVSSEDVVALIDQPRYDRSAVDGYAVISSDTTGASPTNPAILRVKGYMSPSSTPDEYIVKNGEAVELTTGSPLPLGADAVVMYEDTYRVGDEVEIYKSVPSGANVAKKGEDYKKGEVLVKKNTLLKPWHLSIIASTGINTVKVFEKMRIGIIASGSELVEPGYKLDKGQIYNSTSVLVKNYIETLGFTTSKYYGVFPDEKEALKEALFKALRENHLVITTGGTGVSDEDVIRDIVDEYGEWVFRGVAMRPGRPTSAAIINDKPVFLLSGYPVAAWTGLEAIVSPTLYNILDLEKPVKPVIQGVLARRVPNTVGYRSYIRVTIRISSDNKVIVEPYMLKGSGVLSSLVKTNGYIILYENVEGYEKGSIVDVILY; encoded by the coding sequence ATGGTGAAGTTTCTAGGCAGTTTGATTAGTGTTGATGAAGCTGTTGAGAAAGCTACTAAGGCTTTTAAGGATCTAATAGAGTTAAGAGTTGTTGAGAAAACTGTTTGGGACGCACTATATTATGTTTCCTCAGAAGATGTTGTAGCATTAATTGATCAGCCGAGATATGATAGATCCGCTGTTGATGGATACGCTGTTATAAGCTCCGACACTACAGGTGCTTCACCAACTAACCCGGCAATATTAAGGGTTAAGGGATACATGTCTCCAAGCTCTACTCCAGATGAATACATTGTAAAAAATGGTGAAGCTGTTGAGTTAACAACGGGATCACCATTACCATTGGGTGCTGACGCTGTTGTAATGTATGAAGATACTTATCGTGTAGGAGATGAAGTCGAAATATACAAGTCTGTGCCAAGCGGAGCTAATGTTGCCAAGAAAGGCGAGGATTACAAGAAGGGAGAGGTTCTCGTAAAAAAGAATACATTGCTTAAACCATGGCATTTATCAATTATAGCAAGTACAGGGATTAATACTGTAAAGGTTTTTGAGAAGATGAGAATAGGAATAATTGCATCAGGATCAGAACTTGTTGAACCCGGATATAAGCTTGACAAAGGACAAATATATAATTCAACAAGCGTGCTTGTGAAAAACTATATCGAGACACTAGGATTTACTACAAGTAAATACTATGGAGTTTTCCCGGATGAGAAAGAAGCATTAAAAGAAGCATTGTTTAAAGCATTGAGAGAAAACCATTTAGTCATAACTACTGGTGGAACAGGTGTAAGCGATGAAGATGTTATTCGTGACATCGTTGATGAATATGGTGAATGGGTATTTAGAGGGGTTGCTATGAGGCCTGGTAGACCGACAAGTGCAGCAATAATTAATGATAAACCAGTCTTCCTACTAAGCGGCTACCCTGTCGCCGCGTGGACAGGTCTTGAAGCAATTGTTTCGCCAACACTATATAATATTCTAGACCTAGAAAAACCTGTTAAACCAGTTATTCAAGGGGTTCTAGCTCGCCGTGTACCGAACACGGTAGGTTATAGAAGCTATATACGTGTAACTATACGAATTAGTTCCGATAACAAAGTAATTGTTGAACCATACATGTTGAAGGGAAGTGGAGTATTATCTAGCCTTGTAAAAACAAATGGTTATATAATATTATATGAAAATGTAGAGGGTTATGAGAAGGGGAGTATTGTAGACGTAATATTATATTAG